Below is a genomic region from Halictus rubicundus isolate RS-2024b chromosome 11, iyHalRubi1_principal, whole genome shotgun sequence.
TCCGCTTTATTTATCTCTTCTTGCTTCGCTGCCTCTGTAAAATTCAGTTCATATGAATGGACTCTTAATTTTCAATCGAAAAGGGAAACAGTAATAACCTGACGCTAAAATCTGTGCCAAACGTTTCCCTTCTGCGATATTTATTTCCGCTTCCCTTTGACCTTCCGACTCCAGAACTGCAGCTCGTTTCTTGCGTTCTGCTTCCACTTGCATCTGCATCGCTTCTTGTACTCGTTGCGGCAATCTTATGTCACCTAATGGGAAAAAAAAACGATCCAATAGTTAAACTCTGTTTAACAAAATTGACAACATTATTTCCTCTCGACTCACGTATTTCGTATCGAAGGCAGGTAATACCCCACACTTTACTCGCTTTATTAATACTATCGACGATACAAACATTGAGTCCCTCCCTCTCCATGAATACTTTGTCCAAAGAAATTTTTCCCAATTCTGATCTCATTGTAGTCTGAGCTAATTGGATTATAGCAAACTCTGGATCCTCGACACCGTACGATGCCAAGTACGGATCATCTACTCTTAAATATAATACTCCATCGATGTTTAATGTAACGTTATCTATGGGCGAGAATTTTATGCTTAATTCGCAATATTCTTTTCACGCATGCAGTTGACGACGTATACCTGAAGTCACTGCAGATTGCTGTGGAATTTCTATAGCTATTTCTTTGAGACATTGGACATACTTGACCCGATCGATTATTGGTACTAGTAGATTCAATCCTGGCTCTaggattttatgaaattttcccATTCTTTCGATGATCCATGCCTAAGAAGGTGCACTGCACTTGTTAGCGTATCAATTACTAGAACTTGTTTACAAATGTGACAAACCTACCTCTTGTTGTGGGACAAACATTACAATAGTATTTATAGGTCCACTGGTTTTATGTCTGACTTGTGTTACAGTTACTTGAGGCGCAGGATGTCCGAGGACAAACGATGGCTGATCatttaaaagaaataattataaTGTTATACATAGACACACGCTCGTGTTAAGGTTAAGGTTCGCCGTGTTTTTGTATGTATCATAATTACCTGAAAAACCCCGAAATTACGAGCGAGCAATTTGAATCTGCTATTTGTTACGCATTTATATTTTTGCAACAACATTATGCTGATTGACAAAAGTTCCTCTTGCAAATGAAACACGTTTTCTCAGCCTGTTTGAACTGCAGTCAAAGCCACGTTCTTACTGTGAAGAAACAAACGttcgacaaacatatttatAGGTACCGGTTAAAAATTGATACCTATCCGATGGTCGAACCATGCACGAAATTAAACGAAACACTTTTATAGTGGCAATGTCGGTCCTTTCTCCGctgaaatagaaaatgtatgtggacaaaatgtttgaaaacgATTTCGCGCGCAAAGCGATAACTATCGGCGGGAAACGGTACGCTTTCAAATTATCATCTGACTGGTAagattgtttcaaacaattctattctatacaaaACATTCACCTCCGAGAAGAGTACATTTAAATTGTTCAGCATATTGTTTGCTTATCATCCTAGTTCGAAATTGTTAATCCTAGGGACAGATACATTCATAGCGCATCGCATTGTATACCCTGAC
It encodes:
- the Stoml2 gene encoding stomatin like 2, translating into MLLQKYKCVTNSRFKLLARNFGVFQPSFVLGHPAPQVTVTQVRHKTSGPINTIVMFVPQQEAWIIERMGKFHKILEPGLNLLVPIIDRVKYVQCLKEIAIEIPQQSAVTSDNVTLNIDGVLYLRVDDPYLASYGVEDPEFAIIQLAQTTMRSELGKISLDKVFMEREGLNVCIVDSINKASKVWGITCLRYEIRDIRLPQRVQEAMQMQVEAERKKRAAVLESEGQREAEINIAEGKRLAQILASEAAKQEEINKADGAAKAMVTVAEARVKSLKLVAGALTVTDAKNAAALSIAEQYVKAFKQMAKHNNTLILPSNVADVSSLVAQAMTIYKQVVAQPNFSDDQPKLTDSSHVNVNDSDETFEYFSDKEEAEKQRKSGKRNP